The genomic segment AGCAGATGTTTGTTAAAAATAAACTTATCTTTGGCTCATGTAATGACCAAACACTTAATGATAGTTACATGTGATATATAAAACTAAAACCAAAACTTACAAGTCCCGCTATAGTAGGTGTACCAAACCAAGCAAACATAATGTTTTTAACTGTTTTCATATTAATAGCCTTAACACCTTTAACAAGTCCAATACCAATAACCGCACCTACAATTGCCTGAGATGTGGATACAGGTATTCCAATTAGTGCATAAATATATACTGTTAACGCTGCTGCCATGACAGAAACGAATCCAGAAATCGGTGATAGGTCTACCAGTCCTTTTCCAACTGTCAGCATAACTCGTTTGCTATAGGTTAATACCCCTAAAGCAATTGATATACCACCAACAATAACTGCTTGCTGGGTTGTTAATAGGTTGAGTTGCCCAGCATATATGCTCGTTACATTGGCTACATTATTAGCTCCCAATGAATAAGCTGAGAACATACCAGCTAATATGTAGCCTCCTTTGATGACAGCATCATAGAATTCTAGACTCTTAATACGATTCTCTAAGAACTTTTCAATGATCTTATACATAATAAAGCTGATGATCATAGCACCTAGTGGAGTCACAATCCAAGCGCTTAAAAATTTAATTGATGCAGAAAAATCAGTTCTTCCAACTAATAATCCCCCACCCATGATAGCACCTATAACAGCCTGGGATGTCGATACCGGGAATTTCAAATATGTCATCACTGTAACTGTTAAAGCTGCTGACAGCATAACAAAAAATGCTGCTAACGCTGTATCAATTCCACCATTATAGGCAAAATCACTTAACTTATGAACACCATGTTCTCCATCTACTACAGCTCCTAGAATTACAAAAATTGCTGTTATGATAACTGCAGTACTATATTTGACAACCTTTGTTGAAACTGCAGTACCAAAAACATTGGCAGCATCATTGGCCCCTAAAGACCATCCTAAAAATGCTCCCGAAAAGACAGAAGGACTAATCACTTTAAGCCCTCCTAATTGCTAATACAATTTCAATAATATCAGAAATATCTTCAATAACATCTGATATGTCAGCAATTTTTGATATAATACTTCTTAGTTGATTTTTCTCTGCTAGAGATACATTATCTTCGAAAAGAACTTTAATGGCTTCATATTCATAATCGTCAACTTCACTTTCTAATTTTTCTATATCTTTAAGAATAGTGAAATTACCTTTGTCATCATTCATTTTAATGAATAGGTTACGAACGACTTCCTCTAAGAGATTAAATTGTTCACAGGTTTTCGTATTGATATTGTGGATATTTGTTTTGAGAGGTTTTGGAAAATAGATTTTTTGTAATAAGATTTGCTTAACAACTTCTTCACATTGGTTAGCAATCTCATCGATAAATTCAATAAGTTTTAATATTTCGCGGCGAGTATCTGGTAGTAAAGCCCCGTTTAATAATGATTGGATGATTTGATGGCGGTTTGCATCAGCAGTAGATTCTAATTCTTCTACCTTTTCGCCTAATTTTTTGGCTTCATCTGTTATGCCTTCATCCACTACAATATCTAGAAATTTTTGAAAAGTCTCTAAACATTCTTGTACTGAGTCCACATGCTTTTGCACTAGATCATGGACATTTTCTCCTTTGTTTTTAGAGAAAAACATACTTTTACCTCCTCTTTCACATAGGCATTTTCGCCTTTAATATGCTGAGCAATTATAAAGTCATCTGACAATACACTGCTTTAGCGATAACTTATTATAATATAGGTTGAACGTTTTCTCAACAGTTTTTTCAAAGTATATTGTATACTAGCAAATAAGTTTTATGCAACCGTTTTTATTAGTCTCTTACTGAGAGTTTATTCCATATTACCCCTGTATTACGATTTCTGTATACCCAAATATTAGAATACACTTAATCAAACTTAGTTTCAGCAATATAACGAAAAACATACACGATACCCCATCTTTTTCTTTTCATAGATACCTTGTCTATGATAAAATAGCATTAGTTACTGAATATAATTCTGGAAAGGAAAAAGGCTATGGTGGCACTAAAAATCATAGAAACAAAGCCCTTCATGGCGCACCTATTAAAAGGGTCTCTTTTTGATACTTGGGAAGGTCGACAAATGGAAATCCGTACTTATACCAAGTTTAGTATAGACTGCAAAGTTAATAAAGATTTTTATACCCAAGAAGAATTCGAATTATTACATCACACCTCTTATGCTTCTTGGTCTCAACTGAAAGAGTCTGTTTTTCAGATTATTAAAGGCAATAAGACTCCAACAGAAATGAAGATTGTATTAGCTAAACCAATAACTTCTATAGAAGATCTAGATCCCAATTTAGTAGACGGTGTCTTTATTAATATTCACTTTGAAAACGGTGGAGTGGTTATAACAACTGGTACCTCCATGAAGACATTTACACTTGACAAGTCCACAGATCACTATTGGGACAATTGCGTTAAAGATTTTTTCCAAAGAAATGGTATACTATTTGAAGAGCGATAGTCATTTCACTCGATCTTTTAGCACTCTCATTAAGAGAGTGCTAATTTTGTCTTGACATTGAAAATCTTTAGTTATATCATTAATAACAGAGAATATTATTTATAGGCAATATACTTATGCCTAATCGAAAAGGAGATGAAATTATGGCACATGAAAATGGCAATTTATCCATCCATAGTGAAAATATTTTCCCTATAATTAAAAAATGGCTCTATTCTGATAAAGACATTTTTATTCGTGAATTAATTTCAAACAGTTCAGATGCCATTAGTAAGTTAAAGAAACTTAACATAATGGGAGAAGTAGAAATTGGTGAAAACACTGATTTTAGAATAACTGTTGAGATAGACCAAGAAGCCAAAACTATTAAAGTTATGGATAATGGTATTGGTATGACAGCTGATGAAGTAAAAAAATATATTAATCAAATTGCTTTCTCAGGTGCAGAAGACTTCTTAACTAAATACAAAGATAAAACTTCTGAAGACCAAATTATTGGTCACTTTGGATTAGGTTTCTATTCTGCATTCATGGTTGCATCAAAAGTTGAGATTGATACGCTGTCCTACCAGGAAAATGCTAAACCCGTTCACTGGATCTGTGAAGGCGGTTCCACTTATGAGATGGAAGAAGGAAGTAAAGATACAAGAGGTACTACAATTACCCTTCATGTAGGAGAAGATAGTGAGGAATTCTTGAATGAATTCACACTCCGTCAAACCATCCAAAAATACTGTTCATTCATGCCATTTGAAATTTACTTAGAAACAATCAAAAATGAGGAACCAAAAGCTGAAGAGACAGCCGATGAAGACAAGGCAGAAGATGCCGAACCAGCTGCTCCAACACCCCTTAATGATCCAACACCATTATGGCTCAAAAAACCTAGTGAATGTACCGATGAAGAATATAAAGCCTTCTACCATAAAGTTTTTATGGACTTTAAAGAACCTTTATTCTGGATTCATCTTAATATGGATTACCCTCTTAACTTAAAAGGTATTCTTTATTTCCCTAAGCTAGGTAATGAATTTGAGACTGCTGAAGGTCAAGTTAAATTATACTGTAATCAAGTTTTTGTTGCAGACAATATTAAAGAAGTTATACCTGAATTTTTACTTCTATTAAAAGGAGTAATTGACTGTCCTGACTTCCCATTAAATGTTTCAAGAAGTTTCCTTCAAAATGATGGTTACGTAACAAAGATTTCAGAATACATTACTAAGAAAGTTGCTGATAAGTTGAAGCAAATTTCTAAAAAAGAAAAAGAAAACTTTGAGAAGTATTGGGATGATATTCATCCATTCATTAAGTACGGTTGCTTAAGAAACGATAAGTTCTATGATAAGGTAAAGGATATTGTTATTTATAAAACAACAAAAGGTGAATTTATAACCCTTCCTGATTATTTAGAAAGAAATCGTGATAAGCATGAAAATAAAGTCTTCTATGTGACAGATGAAAATCAACAATCCCAGTACATTAAGATGTTTGATGAGCATGATATGGAAGCTGTTATACTTCCAACTACCATCGATCAACCTTTCATCTCACATATTGAAATGAAAAATAATGAGGTTAAGTTCGCACGTATCGATGCAGATCTTACAGATCTCATGAAATCTGAAACTGATGAAGAACAAAATAAAACGTTAGGTGAAGATCTTCAAAAGCTGTTTACTGAAACACTTGGTAAAGAAGTTAAAGTTAAAGCCGAAAATCTAAAAACAGCTTCTGTTTCAGCTATGATCCTTTTATCAGAAGAATCTCGTCGTTTCCAAGACATGGCCAAAATGTATGGTAATATGGGTATGATGGGCATGCCGATGGAAAATGATGAAACTTTAGTTGTTAATACTAACAATAACCTTATTGAATACTTAATCGCTAATAAAGATAACGAAGATCGTAAAGAGGAACTCAAAATAGTATGTGAGCAAGTTTATGACTTAGCAATGCTCAGCCATAAACCTCTTGAACCAGAGGCTATGACTCGATTCATTCAACGTTCTAATGATATATTAACAAAGTTAATATAAAAAAAAAGCAGTTATTTCCAAAGTAAAGGAAGGTCTCAAGTTTATTAGAGACCTTCCTTATGACTATTGATTGATTAGTCCAAGCTCTTTTGCTTTCATCACAGCTTGAATTCTTTTGTTCACACCTAATTTCCCATAAATATTCAATACATGTGTCTTAACTGTACTTACTGATACAAGTAAAGTTTGGGCGATATCTTTATTGGACTTTCCTAGAGCTATTAATGCAAGTACTTCAGATTCTCGCTCTGTCAATGGAACAGGCATCTCCTCAAAATTAACAGTTCCCTTGGTATAATGGTTATATGATTGCATTTTCTTCAAATAGCATATGTGGCTAGAAACAATTTTAACAAACTTCATTTTATGAGATGTAAAGTTTTCTGCTTTAGTATTATGTTGTAAGTAGATCACTCCAGCAAAAATGTTGTCATGAAGAAGCGGCATGCAAACTACAGCTCCAGGCTGATTATTTATTAAGTAAGTATCATTTGAGAAGACACCCCAATTTTGATCTTTTATTAAAAAAACAGGTTCATAGGTTCTTGCTACGTATCTAATCACCTTTTTGGACACTGTTTGCACTTCATCTAAATGTTCACAGGTTGATTGAGAAATATATTCTGGATCTATCACGGCATCAATTTGTAAGATTTCGTCACTTTCCCTAAAGATATATCCTTTATCTGCTCTAGTGAATTTTAGAATAAGTTCAAGTAGCATTTTATCTCTTTGTTTTATATGAGGTTCATTCATAATGTTATCGAGTTCATGCAAGCTAGCCGCAAACTCCATTTTTATACTTTCAGATAGATGTATATCGTTTAAATCTTTTTCTTCATTATTTCTTATAGATTCAAATTTATGTTTAATAAACATATGATATTGATGTAGAAGCATTATTGCTTTGGCGTTAGCTCCCCAATCAGTGTAATGCTTTATAGCATCATGCAAATAAACACCTGCAATCTTATATTTCTCTTTAGCTAGATAATAACGGCCAGCAAGTTCGTTAGCCAGTGCTTTATTCTGCATATATCCATACTTTTCTGCAGTTTCTATGGATTGATCATAGTAATTCATAGCTTTAATATTTTGATCTGATAAACGAGCTATTTCAGCTTCAATCAATAAATATTTATGAAGAAAGTTGTCTTGGCAATTCTCTGCCCATTTTTTTAGTTTATTCTTTATTTTCTTTAACAGACGTCTATGCTTTTTCTGTACCTTACATGATGAGCCTTTATATTGAGCTGTAATAATTAATGCATAATAAAAAAAGATTTCTGTAGCAAAGTAATAGCCGGTTACAGCTTGAATATACTTAAAAGCATTCTCAATATTTTCTAAAGCCAATTCATTGTCACCCAGCAAATATGCTGTTTCAGCTTTATAAAGATAATAATTCACTATCTCATTTTTCTCTTGAAGAATTAACTCATTCTCGAAGCCCTCATCCATGAAGTTATTAATATATTTCTTATCACCTTCAAGATACGTGATAACTTCTTTAATCATATTAATAGAATTCAAAACAGTACTGAAGCCCTTGTCTCTAGCAAACTCTAAGTAATATTCACAATCCTCCTTAAGCTGTTCCAGATTAATCCCTATGCTTAAGCTCATTTCTACGATACTCGTAATACTATACCCAGCAAATAGATACTCTCCTGATTCTAGTCCAAATGAAAAAGCACTTTTTGCATACTGTATTGCTATTTTACAATGCTGCGTCCAATAAATGACAAATGTACCTAGAGCAAGATGAACGACACTTTTTGCTGCTGTGTCATCATATACCTCACTTAAGTTCAATGCTGATCGCCCTATAGCATTAGCTTTTTTCAAGTTACCAATGATATTAGCTGTAAAAAAAGCATAACCCGCATACCCAATTGAAGCATTTTTAGTATTTCCGTGAATTGCTGAGATATTGGCTAATTTCAATATGACTAATAAAAACAACCTTGGATCTGTAATATTGGCTGACGGTGTTATAACTGTCAATATTTCTAATGATGCTTTTATATTTTTTGCATCCACTTCTTTTAAGGTGGTTAATTTATTAATCCTCCTATTCCTGAAAAGCCATAAGGAAAGTAGTATTTCACTAAGAAT from the Vallitalea okinawensis genome contains:
- a CDS encoding DUF5721 family protein — protein: MVALKIIETKPFMAHLLKGSLFDTWEGRQMEIRTYTKFSIDCKVNKDFYTQEEFELLHHTSYASWSQLKESVFQIIKGNKTPTEMKIVLAKPITSIEDLDPNLVDGVFINIHFENGGVVITTGTSMKTFTLDKSTDHYWDNCVKDFFQRNGILFEER
- a CDS encoding helix-turn-helix transcriptional regulator produces the protein MYAKEMSEKSSDLVNYSIFYGRSEESLKLRKAYERVEQGNYEIVFIRGYSGTGKTTLAKQVIHNIISEEVYYVSGKFDQVNRNEPYKPFVQAFRTLIKVILTEPKASVETWKKKLKAVLGKNGGAITEIIPEIDLIIGKQSLSKNLDPQKAKKGFERIFIHFIQAFATKEHPLVLFIDDLQWADEASVELFQQLIDEQSHKYMLLIGAYREEEIYEKHPFFDVLQSIDKKNESIKTLHLRNFNFDATEGILKAFFKEPILDRLSLTEVIYKKTLGNPFYIMQLLQLMLEKNYIILTKKEGCWQWKSQLINNIQTDIGVVKFLINKLNRIPKKPKELIKFLSCLGNSFDLDTLLMISQLGDKNEVTDDLDILINEGLIVSKKTLHSINYEFIHDRVQQAACDLMDLQERKEIHLIIGQSLLQHIQPEELEKRLVSVMPHFTFSIELVEDTKERLLLSKYYLIAGKKAKTTAAFQEALQFLETGLGLLSFDSWQVDYDLTYELHFQLSQCEYVCKHFTKAEDLFEQLLAHAKTDTQKSEIHSQIAVYRSLIGDYAKAINHGVIALKYIGCHLSEEAGSWHILSEILLSLWLFRNRRINKLTTLKEVDAKNIKASLEILTVITPSANITDPRLFLLVILKLANISAIHGNTKNASIGYAGYAFFTANIIGNLKKANAIGRSALNLSEVYDDTAAKSVVHLALGTFVIYWTQHCKIAIQYAKSAFSFGLESGEYLFAGYSITSIVEMSLSIGINLEQLKEDCEYYLEFARDKGFSTVLNSINMIKEVITYLEGDKKYINNFMDEGFENELILQEKNEIVNYYLYKAETAYLLGDNELALENIENAFKYIQAVTGYYFATEIFFYYALIITAQYKGSSCKVQKKHRRLLKKIKNKLKKWAENCQDNFLHKYLLIEAEIARLSDQNIKAMNYYDQSIETAEKYGYMQNKALANELAGRYYLAKEKYKIAGVYLHDAIKHYTDWGANAKAIMLLHQYHMFIKHKFESIRNNEEKDLNDIHLSESIKMEFAASLHELDNIMNEPHIKQRDKMLLELILKFTRADKGYIFRESDEILQIDAVIDPEYISQSTCEHLDEVQTVSKKVIRYVARTYEPVFLIKDQNWGVFSNDTYLINNQPGAVVCMPLLHDNIFAGVIYLQHNTKAENFTSHKMKFVKIVSSHICYLKKMQSYNHYTKGTVNFEEMPVPLTERESEVLALIALGKSNKDIAQTLLVSVSTVKTHVLNIYGKLGVNKRIQAVMKAKELGLINQ
- a CDS encoding inorganic phosphate transporter is translated as MISPSVFSGAFLGWSLGANDAANVFGTAVSTKVVKYSTAVIITAIFVILGAVVDGEHGVHKLSDFAYNGGIDTALAAFFVMLSAALTVTVMTYLKFPVSTSQAVIGAIMGGGLLVGRTDFSASIKFLSAWIVTPLGAMIISFIMYKIIEKFLENRIKSLEFYDAVIKGGYILAGMFSAYSLGANNVANVTSIYAGQLNLLTTQQAVIVGGISIALGVLTYSKRVMLTVGKGLVDLSPISGFVSVMAAALTVYIYALIGIPVSTSQAIVGAVIGIGLVKGVKAINMKTVKNIMFAWFGTPTIAGLVSFGFSFIYHM
- the htpG gene encoding molecular chaperone HtpG; the encoded protein is MAHENGNLSIHSENIFPIIKKWLYSDKDIFIRELISNSSDAISKLKKLNIMGEVEIGENTDFRITVEIDQEAKTIKVMDNGIGMTADEVKKYINQIAFSGAEDFLTKYKDKTSEDQIIGHFGLGFYSAFMVASKVEIDTLSYQENAKPVHWICEGGSTYEMEEGSKDTRGTTITLHVGEDSEEFLNEFTLRQTIQKYCSFMPFEIYLETIKNEEPKAEETADEDKAEDAEPAAPTPLNDPTPLWLKKPSECTDEEYKAFYHKVFMDFKEPLFWIHLNMDYPLNLKGILYFPKLGNEFETAEGQVKLYCNQVFVADNIKEVIPEFLLLLKGVIDCPDFPLNVSRSFLQNDGYVTKISEYITKKVADKLKQISKKEKENFEKYWDDIHPFIKYGCLRNDKFYDKVKDIVIYKTTKGEFITLPDYLERNRDKHENKVFYVTDENQQSQYIKMFDEHDMEAVILPTTIDQPFISHIEMKNNEVKFARIDADLTDLMKSETDEEQNKTLGEDLQKLFTETLGKEVKVKAENLKTASVSAMILLSEESRRFQDMAKMYGNMGMMGMPMENDETLVVNTNNNLIEYLIANKDNEDRKEELKIVCEQVYDLAMLSHKPLEPEAMTRFIQRSNDILTKLI
- a CDS encoding TIGR00153 family protein, producing the protein MFFSKNKGENVHDLVQKHVDSVQECLETFQKFLDIVVDEGITDEAKKLGEKVEELESTADANRHQIIQSLLNGALLPDTRREILKLIEFIDEIANQCEEVVKQILLQKIYFPKPLKTNIHNINTKTCEQFNLLEEVVRNLFIKMNDDKGNFTILKDIEKLESEVDDYEYEAIKVLFEDNVSLAEKNQLRSIISKIADISDVIEDISDIIEIVLAIRRA